A genomic region of Terriglobales bacterium contains the following coding sequences:
- a CDS encoding sigma factor-like helix-turn-helix DNA-binding protein: LPPGYRIIFVLHDIEGYEHNEIAEMMGCSIGNSKSQLHKARMKLRDLLKLSKAEKAARR, from the coding sequence TCTGCCTCCAGGCTACCGCATCATATTCGTGCTCCATGACATCGAAGGATATGAGCACAACGAAATAGCGGAGATGATGGGATGTTCCATCGGAAACAGCAAGTCGCAGCTCCACAAGGCAAGAATGAAGCTGCGCGACCTGCTGAAGCTCAGCAAGGCAGAGAAGGCGGCACGCCGATGA